A stretch of DNA from Lotus japonicus ecotype B-129 chromosome 4, LjGifu_v1.2:
GGCTCACCCCCGAGAGTGGCCTCCACACTCTCCCCCACTTGCCGGTTCGGTCCTTGTCATAAACCAGTCAACAACGGTGCAAGCCAGGAAAAAACGAAAAACCAGTGGTTAAACAATTTTAACCAGACCCAAATCTACATGCTCAGGCGGCACGGTTCCTTCACTTCTGTCAGTTTCATTGAACACTTTTTTATGTGAATTTATtgttaaaatataaattggacTTGACCTTTATTACTTTTTGAATTATAAGGACAAGTGCAGCACTATAGCCTAGGGAGTAGATATCAGCACTAGATATCAAAGATGAGTGAAGAATAGCATCAACAGCTTCACGTTGATGTTtcctttttgaaatttcagcaGCTTTTGTATAACTGGAACAGTCGTTTAGCTCTTATAAAAAATGGTTTAAGTTAGGGCCAATTAcgtaaattttatttaattctaaattatttttctcattcCTCAGTTTCTGCCCATCATTAAGAGCCTGTTTGGTTTTGCGTCTGGGAGAGCTAGAATCACGTCCTGTTAGCAAAACGTGGATCTGTGATATTTTTTCATGTTTGGGTGAAAATATCAAACTCACGTTTAACCTTATAGACTCACGTCCCCTTGATGCTCGGCCTTGTTGCTTCTGCGTCTCCTCTAATCGATTCAAAGACTCAATTATAAACATAAATAAAGTTTTCCCTCATTGCCCATTCTCTGCACAAATTTTTCTgcaacttttttctttctttccatgGTTATGGCGGTGGGGGGCTATGGTGAGATGGTGGGTCCCGCACTTAATGACTATGGTGATACTTTGAGCATCTCGTGTACTCTTTTTTTACCACTCAATTTGTACGGTGGTTGCATAGGATATTAAACCAATTGGAAAATAGAAATTAGAACTTGAGAGTTTACTTATAACTCATGTTATGTATTTTATATTCTGTTTTCTATTCACCATGTAGTTAATTAGtataagattaaaaaataaattaatatatgtttAATTGTTGTATAATTGTTGTATTATGTTTATTTAAATATCATTCATATATTGTAATTAATTCAATGAAACTAAATTAATAAACTTTTTAATAGCATAcattgatatattattattaacttAATAACATCATTTTTTGTGAATAATGAAATCAATTTAAATAccattaatatatataattaattaatttagtgaaattaaataataaattaattcatATTAATATAAAGTTAAAAAATGACGCAAGTCTtgtataatgattaaaatattCATACCCATTTTGGTCATTAcataatcaaaatcaattctaaccaAAGTTATCCAAACGAAATTCTGTTATGAGAATCAATTCTTGATAAAtgaatccaaacataaatcacgtcactCAAACTCACGTTTATCAGATCCAATTCTGACCAGATCCAATTCTGGCTAAATCCAATTCTGCTAATgctgatccaaacacacactaattCTTGTGGATCCAGTacaataattcattttattactTGAGAACAAtgctttcttttcttcatcttcttgcttCAATTCTCTTCTCTGCTCCCTCTAATTTCTAGTCTTCATCCTCCATCTTGTTTGATACAGTTTATTTTACTGCGTGATTTGCCGTTGTTGCATTGATTATTTGAGtaatggaaaaaaaatgaaaactattttacttTTTGGCATTAAAATTACAGATTTTACTAGGGTTGTCCATCGGTCAGGTACAAATGGGTTCGAGCTAAAAATATCGGTTTTGAATGGTTGAAGTTGTCATCATCCAAGCAGATCCACCACCGTCCAATGAAGATATAGGTTCTGATTATATTCACGCGCTTTACAATGCATTTCAACTTTATGTTCACGCGTTTCACGATGTACTTTAACTTTAAATCAACACGCTACACGACGCCATCAACTTTATGTCATTATGCACAATCACTTCATATCCACACACTGATTAATGACAATTGCAAAACAAGATGCGTGTAGAACAAAGCTGAAGCGTGAAGATAATTGGAATAATGTTCTCTTCACACGTCCCTTTGAGGTGAaggaggtggagagaggtggaagcaggagagagataaaaagaaaagaaaaagtatgagaaaaagtatgagatgtgataaatgataagagagagatagaaataaaaataggtgaaagTGAAGTGTATTAAAAATAAGATGTGAAAATATCATTGTTGTGAAAAGTATAAACCCGCGGAAACCGTAGTCTGGTAGAACCATAACCCGTAAGATAATATGCATCATGAAGCGAGTTGACTTAAAGTGCATCATCAAGCGCGTAGATATAAAGTTCAAGAACACTTTGACATCAAATTGTGGTGCATTGTTAAGTACGTCAATATAAAGCTGAAGTGAACAGTAACTTAAAGTTTAAGTGTTTATTGACACAAAGTCGAGGCAGGATGGGAAACTTGATGTGAGTAGTCTAGTTGATGCGACAACTATCTATCATGTCATTTGTCATTCTTATGAATAGTTCTACCACTTTTGGGAAAAACAAAAGGTGAGATGAGATGAGGAGGTTTTATGTCACGCTTTATACGAAATATCACTCATTCTCATCAATTACTCATTTACAATTTCTGAGTAATCACACTTTGTGACAGGTCTATACACTATTAGGAACAGAAGCTTTAGCTAGATGTGAAAATCACAATGACAAGTCCCAGGATCAATGGGGCTGCTTCCTGCAAGTGTAAAGAAAGTAAAGTAAATAAAAGAGAACACAAAATAAAAGGACTGAAATAATGTTAACGCAAGCATGAGATGTCGGTTGAGATGTCAGTTAACACAATAACCAGGCCTAAAGTAACGTGTACAAAGCATTTGGAAAACCATTAAACCACTAAAGCATGCAGGCTTATAAACCATGCTGCACTATAGCTTTAAATTAAACCCTCCATTCCATTTCAGAATCATGTGTCAAACcaagaaaacagtttgaataAGCATTCagtttttagtaaatatatcatATTTCAAACCCTTTCAAAAAATGTAAGCTACAAAAAGGCAAATACAATTCAGATACACAGTTCAAATCAAAATAGTAATCTGTAATAGTCATGTAGAGCAAATAAAAGGATGAAAACAGTATAGTAGATGGAAATTACTAAGCAATTGTAGCATGGAACCAACTCCTTTTCAAGATGAAAGTTTTATGACAATGATGTGCATAACTTAGTTGAAGACAAAAAGCATAAGATAACTTACATTATCAAACTCAACTGATATATGAGAGAGTGTTCGCCCATAAACTGAACCTACAGAGCAAAGCAGTTCAATTAATTCAAAATGACATATATACATATTATAagtttgattaaaaaacaaaatcttataaTATCTTGATAATACTACAAACTGATGaagataataatataattttaaggAGATTGAATCATGAATGTCCTGTTCTGCAGTATTTGGTTGTAAACAAACAGATAGGAACCCGAAAAACAGAGCACATTTTTATTAAAGGAAAGCAGCTAAAATCGTTCTACTCTGCTGATATCAACAAAATATCAAtacataatttcaaaaaataaaataaaaaatatcaatacATATGGGGAGTTTGTAAACCAAGTGAATTGGTGTAGAGGTTCAgcacttcatcctttaagcaagtggttgggggttcgaatcccaactcttgcgaatagaaaaactccttggcagccccctaccgcttagtgcgctaaCCGTGGGGcaagggattagtctcatggctgTAGGCTGTGGTCCTTGGTCAAGACCAAAAAATATGGGGAGTTTGTAAAAGAACAAAGAAGAACACTCAACGGAAAAGGAATGCAGAGACACCGCAAGCACTTCGAGGGACTATTAATTAGAATGATTCAAGACTAATAATACAGATATATACCCCTAAGTTAGTTCCTAAGATTGCTCCTCATAGATCCTATCATATATACATGATACACTACCATAAATATAAAAGATATTCTAACATAAACGTAAAAGGCCATGTCATAGAAGCATAAAAATAAGATGGATATGAAACTTACATTTGTTCTTTACAAGAAAACAGAAATTTCTtgtaaatacacatgactattTTTGTTGAATGTAAATTCTCATTTCGTAGCTCCTTGTAACACCTTTGCTCAAGGGCATTCACAATCTGGTCACCAATTATATAACTTTAGTCAGCATAGCAACAACTTTTAAGCATTTAGAAACTTAAGCTTTTCTTAATAAAACAATGAAAACAATTTTATAATATAGTCACTGAAAAATGATATCGTACATTCTGTGTGCTACTGTTAAAGGACCCCATACCTTTGGGATGGGTAAAAGATTTTTGGCAGCATAATCACATAGTTTTCCTATTTTCCTATCATTCGCCCCTTCCTcctgaaaactcaaaaatacAATAAAGACGAAATCAGTACAGAAGGCATTTTGTGAGACAAATACAAGTAAAAAGAACAAGTAAGCCAATTGAAGAGACATATGAATatcatgttttaattttatgttacATAAAGCTGAAGGCCACTATCATGTAACAGTGGAACAAACATTTGAATAACTTAAATAGGAATGTTGCCTTCCTCCAACTTCAATAACCTACTTAAATACCACAGTGAAACATCACATTAACACCAAAGTAGGTAATAACATCTTCGAgtaaatttctcttttctcagaACCAATTCTGACACTgagaagctactcacagaagcttctcGCTATAAGGACTCAACAGACAACTGCTTTTGCAATGAGATGTGACATGATTAGAGTTTCATGGAAcaaaataagaagaagaaaaaaagcaaACCTGATTACGAGGGAAAATCTCAGCAATGAGCTTCTTGTACCTCTTGACAGGTTGTCTGGACCTGGCTCTCATGGTAGGGCAGAAGAAACAAAGACTGCCACAAGCAGGCTGAACTTGACGGAGTTTAACCAAAGTTTGGCTTGAAATTTCGCTCTCTTTCCCTTCAACACCAATGAGAAAAAAATCCAATTTTAACGTGAAGAAGGGAAAGAAAAGCTAAAACACCCCTCAAACTGAATCACCAGCCTGCAGATAGCAAAATTCAAAGGTAAAATCAAAAAATTGTGAAATGAGAAGAAAATGCAGCTCAAGAATTTAACCCTCCAAATGAAATGAATGCATGTGGATCTGTGCAAGGCAAAGCCATTGGGGTGGATGAGATCGAATGAAGAGGAGATCGAAGAAAGGGACGAATCTGGGGTTGAGAAATGGACCAACTTTGTTGGCGTAGATAGGAACGAGGTCTCCGTCGTTGTTGGAGGAGGGTAAGCCAAATGAGAAAGAGATGAGGGTAGTAAAAACTTAAACTTGAGCGCAACAGTTGAAGGAAGGAGATTGAACTAACCGAACTAACTAATTGAATGAGTGTAGAGTGATAAGGAGGTTAGTGAGAGAGTAAGATGAAGAGGACGGATTAGCCAGACATGAAATCTGAAGTACAATAGAGATAAGatttctataattttttaatgtttctctctccaattgagTCCTGGTAGATGAATaagtcaaaaaaattaaagagggAAACTAAAAGAAGAAAGAGCGGGAACTCTAAAGACAGAGAAAGATTGAAATAAGCCAAAAAAAAGAGGACCTGGCACGTAATCATTTTGACTAAAATCAGTGTCTCAAtctcaaaaaaatcaaaaaatgagcgggaaattaaaaatttgagcccctaaaattaaaatcagGTTATTTCATTGATATTAATTTCTATgtactgacagtgtaaaaagttttacacaatcatttaatcacaatcttctattttcaattttaaatactattaaatttaaaattaattttgagctAGCAAAATGAGATATGATTAAATcattgtgtaaaacttatttacactgtTAGTGCATCTAAATTAATCTCTATTTAATTATTAGtggaataaaattatttatttagttGAATGATTAAACATATATGCACTGACGGTGTGTATGTGTAAACTTTGTTTACACATTACACATACATTCAATTAAACTTTAGATTGTATGAACACGTCGAGTTAGCTATCTTTGTAACTTATCAACCTTGAAAGCTTTATTAGGTTGTTTTAACAAGTTGATCTTAACCGAAATATCTAATCTTAAGAAGTTAAAAGCCTGATATGCCTAGTTatgtttgtaagatcaagttttgatctagtagtacaactctatgttttgatgattacaagttaaccttttgatatgaacaattgtggtactctaacgtgtttttctgagtgtgctatttacaggctctgacctcaactcaatctcacacaaatcagaagcactgtgtataaagagtgacccaagcaacgctttcgcattcaccatgttcagtatgaacagtggaaaagcttcagaagttctgaagttatacaaactctgaggtggactcagtcactagaagctctgaagatccagaaagtctgataaccaagaaacactgaaggctcagatgttctgatggtgtagaaggctctgaagatacagaagctgaatagtggaaactctgaagtccagaagcaagaaactcttaaggccatgttcttccctctgagttcagaatcagaagatacaatggtcagaggatctgtgctttccctctgactctgatcaaccggcttcacaagttccaatatgaagcattcccctgatcagaagtctcctaggtttaaaggtcgcgtcgctatccaagtacaaaagcaattgtaccttcctgacgacctacctaacgttctcagccacagcagaagctggattttccagaactgccctccaacggtagcatttcccatgcatcgctcaaccctaatccttggagtatataaagaggctgaagactgaaagaaacggctagaagcattcacatacgcgcaagacatattcaaaatcttctaagttttctttcatctgaaattcattgagtttactattagctttttagaagcaaatctcttgtaaacaattctttgataaacagtttgtttagttcctttaggagatcaaggttgatcggatcctagagaagactaagagagtgaatcttagtgtgagctaagtcagtgtaattgttagtcacttgtaggtttcaagtgcagctgtaactcttacctgattagtggattgccttcattctaagaaggaagaaatcaccttaacgggtggactggagtagcttgagtgatttatcaagtgaaccaggataaaatccttgtgtgcttttctatctcttatctttagcacttaagttctcgaaagatttgtcaaaatctttaaggtggaagttttatactgaaaacgttattcaaaccccccctttctaccgtttttcataccttcaattggtatcagagcgcaagttctgattaccacacctaacagtgttcagtgatccgggccggtgtgaaaaacaatggctgccaccaccagtgaaactcaaagagatggttacaatgcaaagcctcctatgttcgacggtcaaaggttcgaatattggaaagatagactggaaagtttctttctgggtttcgatgcagatctctgggatattattgtggatggctacgagcgtccagttgatgcagatggcaagaagatcccaaggtcagagatgactgcagatcaaaagaagctgtactcacaacatcacaaagcaagagcaattcttctaagtgctatttcctatgaagagtaccagaagattacagatcgtgagtttgcgaaaggcattttcgaatctctgaagatgtctcatgaaggaaacaagaaagtcaaagaatcaaaggcattgtctttgatccaaaaatatgaatccttcatcatggagccaaatgagtccattgaagaaatgttctccagatttcagttgcttgtagctggcatacgacctctcaacaagagctacacaacaaaagatcatgtcataagggtcatcaggtgtcttcctgaaagttggatgcctttggtgacttcaatagagctcacgagagacgttgagaatatgagtttagaagaactcatcagcattttgaaatgccatgagctgaagcgctcagagatgcaagatctgaggaaaaagtccatagccttgaaatccaaatctgaaaaggctaaggttgagaagtcaaaagctcttcaagctgaagaagaggaatctgaagaagcgtcagaagattctgatgaagatgagctgactctgatctccaagagactcaatcgcatctggaagcacaggcagagcaaatacaaaggctctggaaaggcaagaggaaagtctgaatcctcaggtcagaagaagtcctcacttaaggaagtcacatgctttgagtgcaaagaatcagggcactacaaaagtgactgtccaagattgaagaaggacaagaagccaaagaagcacttcaagacgaagaagagtctgatggtgacatttgatgaatcagagtcagaggatgttgactctgatggtgaagtccaaggactcatggctattgtcaaagacaaggaagcagagtcaaagggagttgttgactctgactcagaatcagaaggagatcctaactcagacgatgaaaatgaggtattcgcttctttctctacctctgaactgaaacatgcattgtctgatattatggataagtataactccttattgtctaagcataagaagctgaaaaagaacttatccgctgtttccaagactccttctgaacatgagaaaattatttctgatttgaaaaatgataatcatgctttgatcaattctaactctgtgcttaagaaccagattgctaagttagaagaaattgttgcctgtgatgcctctgattgtagaaatgaatctaagtatgaaaagtcttttcaaagattcctagctaaaagcgtggatagaagcttaatggcttcaatgatctatggcgtaagcagaaatggaatgcatggcattggctattctaaaccaattagaaatgagccctctgtgtctaaagctaaatccttgtatgaatgctttgttccctctggtaccatattgtctgatcctgtacctgctaaagttgctaaaaaccctcttaaaaagggatccttctctatgactaaatatcatgcaaatattcctttaaaatatcatgttgagacacccaaggtgatcagaacctctggagtaactaacaagagaggacccagaaagtgggtacctaaggacaagattatctatgttgcagatatccttgatagctccactgaaacaccaatcatggtatctggacagtggatgctcgcgtcacatgacgggagaaaggcgtatgttccgagagctgaaacttaagcctggaggcgaagttggctttggaggaaatgaaaagggtaaaattgttggtactggtactatttgtgtagatagtagtccatgcattgataatgtgttattggtagacggcttaacacataacttattgtctataagtcaattagctgacaagggttatgatgttatattcaatcaaaagtcctgccgggctgtaagtcagatcgatggctctgttctgtttaacagcaagaggaagaacaacatttataagatcagattatctgagttggaggctcagaatgtgaagtgccttctgtctgttaatgaagagcagtgggtatggcatagacggttagggcatgccagtatgagaaagatttctcagctgagcaagctaaaccttgtcaggggcttacccaatctgaagttcgcttcagacgctctttgtgaagcatgtcagaaaggcaaattcacaaaagtccctttcaaggcaaagaatgttgtctcaacctcaaggccgttggaacttctgcatatcgacctttttggaccagtgaaaactgagtctataggtggcaagagatatgggatggttatcgttgatgactatagccgctggacatgggtaaagtttctaacccgcaaggatgagtctcatgctgtgttctctaccttcattgctcaagtgcaaaacgagaaggcttgtaggattgtgcgtgtcagaagtgaccatggtggagagtttgagaatgacaagtttgagagtctgtttgattcctatggaattgcacatgatttctcttgtccgagaactcctcaacaaaatggtgttgttgagaggaagaacagaactcttcaggagatggctagaaccatgctccaagaaactggcatggctaagcacttttgggcagaggcagtaaatacagcatgttacattcagaacagaatctctgtgagaccaattctgaataagactccttatgaattgtggaagaacataaaacccaacatttcttattttcatccttttggctgtgtttgttatgttctcaatactaaggatagattgcataaatttgatgctaagtcttctaaatgtctattactcggttactctgagagatctaaaggttttagattttataatactgatgctaagactattgaagaatctattcatgttagatttgatgataagcttgactctgaccagtcaaagctagttgaaaagtttgcagatttaagcattaatgtttctgacaaaggcaaagctccagaggaagatgagctagaggaagatgaaccagaggaagaagctggtccctctaactcacaaactctgaagaagagcagaatcactgcaactcaccctaaggaattgattctgggcaacaaagacgaaccagtcagaaccagatctgccttcagaccctctgaagagaccttgctcagtctgaaaggattggtgtccttaattgaacccaagtccatagatgaagctcttcaggacaaggattggattctggccatggaagaagtattgaatcaattctccaagaacgatgtttggagcttagtgaagaagcctgagagtgtccatgttattggaacgaaatgggtattcagaaacaagctgaatgagaaaggagatgtagtcagaaacaaggcaaggctagttgctcaaggctacagccagcaggaaggaatagactacactgaaacatttgctccagtagcaagactggaggcaatcagactgttgatctctttctcagtgaatcacaacatagttctacatcagatggacgtgaagagtgccttcctaaatggttatatttcagaggaagtctatgttcatcaacccccaggttttgaagatgagaagaagccagaccatgtgttcaaattgaagaaatcactctacggtctgaagcaagctcccagagcatggtatgagagacttagctcattccttctggagaatgagtttgtaagggaattttctgagatgatgcaggctgaatttgagatgagtatgatgggagaattaaagtactttttgggaatacaagttgatcaaacaccagaaggaacatatatccatcagagcaagtacactaaagaacttctgaagaagttcaatatgctggaatctacagtggccaagactccaatgcatcctacatgcattctggagaaagaagataaaagtggtaaagtatgtcagaagctctatcgtggcatgataggttcacttctatacttaactgcatctaggccagacatattatttagtgttcatttatgtgctcgattccaatcagatccaagggaaacccacttaactgctgttaagaggatcctaag
This window harbors:
- the LOC130715735 gene encoding protein SEMI-ROLLED LEAF 2-like, whose product is MRARSRQPVKRYKKLIAEIFPRNQEEGANDRKIGKLCDYAAKNLLPIPKIVNALEQRCYKELRNENLHSTKIVMCIYKKFLFSCKEQMFSLWANTLSYIS